In one Mucilaginibacter ginsenosidivorax genomic region, the following are encoded:
- a CDS encoding glycosyltransferase family 4 protein codes for MKILILTHRVPFPQNGGYAIVVCNTIKGLIALGHEVSLVALNAQKYSSSYYEKDELEDKINYSSFKININVSMFDAAVNLFRKKSNNVDRYYDAEFEKLLIRELKKTAYDIIQFEGLFVTPYLASIRKVSKARLIYRSHNIEHQVYERLAHQKTDLLKRWYLRMVARRIKDYELQQLNKFDAIAVFTAEDQKTVLSYGATIPVEIFPVGIDLTRYRPDFKKTEFPSLFFLGSLDWLPNREGIEWFIDNFYKDLTEGDLRVKFYVAGHNIPERFDDYEVMGKIFIQGEVDDAFDFVNSKAIMIVPLLSSGGMRVKIVEGMAMQKCIISTALGAEGINFTNGTNIMIANDRAEFYHAIERCISDEEFCKSVGLNARKLVEQQHDVNKVAKDLVKFYEELSKTDS; via the coding sequence TTGAAGATCCTTATTTTAACACATCGTGTCCCATTTCCGCAAAATGGCGGATATGCCATAGTGGTGTGCAATACCATAAAAGGATTAATTGCCCTTGGGCATGAAGTGTCGCTGGTGGCGTTAAATGCGCAAAAGTACAGTAGCAGCTATTATGAAAAAGACGAGCTGGAAGACAAGATAAACTACAGCTCGTTTAAAATCAACATCAACGTATCTATGTTTGATGCTGCCGTGAACCTGTTCCGCAAAAAATCTAACAATGTAGATAGGTATTACGATGCCGAGTTTGAGAAATTACTTATCAGGGAGTTAAAGAAAACGGCTTATGATATTATCCAGTTTGAGGGTTTGTTTGTTACACCTTACCTGGCATCTATCCGCAAAGTATCAAAAGCCAGGCTTATATATCGGTCACATAATATCGAACACCAGGTTTATGAGCGGCTTGCGCATCAAAAAACCGACCTGCTTAAAAGGTGGTACCTGCGCATGGTTGCCCGCCGTATTAAAGATTATGAATTGCAACAGCTTAATAAGTTTGATGCAATTGCGGTGTTCACTGCCGAAGATCAAAAAACCGTGCTATCATACGGCGCTACTATTCCGGTCGAGATTTTTCCTGTTGGTATAGATCTTACCCGGTACCGGCCCGATTTTAAGAAAACAGAGTTCCCCAGCCTGTTTTTTCTTGGCTCGCTGGATTGGCTACCCAACCGCGAGGGGATAGAATGGTTTATTGATAATTTTTATAAAGACCTGACAGAAGGCGACCTGCGGGTTAAGTTTTACGTGGCAGGCCATAACATTCCCGAGCGTTTTGACGACTACGAGGTAATGGGTAAAATATTTATCCAGGGCGAGGTTGACGATGCTTTTGATTTTGTAAACAGCAAAGCCATCATGATTGTTCCGCTTTTATCAAGCGGGGGTATGCGGGTGAAAATTGTGGAAGGAATGGCCATGCAAAAATGCATCATATCTACCGCCTTAGGAGCCGAAGGTATAAACTTTACCAATGGCACCAATATCATGATAGCCAATGATCGGGCCGAGTTTTACCATGCCATAGAACGGTGCATATCTGATGAGGAATTTTGCAAAAGCGTTGGCCTTAATGCGCGCAAATTGGTTGAGCAACAGCATGATGTAAACAAGGTTGCAAAGGATTTGGTTAAGTTTTATGAGGAGCTAAGTAAAACCGATAGCTGA
- the gcvT gene encoding glycine cleavage system aminomethyltransferase GcvT, with amino-acid sequence MKNTALTDVHIKAGAKMVPFAGYNMPVQYVGINAEHETVRKAVGVFDVSHMGEFILKGDNALDLIQRVTSNDAAKLYDGKVQYSCLPNENGGIVDDLLVYRIDEKTYMLVVNASNIDKDWNWISRYNTKGVDMKNISDRTSLLAIQGPKAAEALQSLTDVDLVSMEYYTFKKGSFAGVDNVLISATGYTGAGGFEIYFDNQYAEQIWEAIFKAGEAFGIKPIGLGARDTLRLEMGFCLYGNDIDDTTSPLEAGLGWVTKFNKEFTNAEALQQQKQTGVSKKLVGFEMIDRGIPRHDYPIVDADGNTIGKVTSGTQSPSLQKAIGMGYVDSAFAKEGTEIFISIRDNKIKAKIVKPPFYK; translated from the coding sequence ATGAAGAATACTGCTTTAACCGATGTACATATAAAAGCCGGTGCCAAAATGGTGCCTTTTGCTGGCTACAACATGCCCGTGCAATACGTGGGTATTAACGCCGAACACGAAACCGTACGCAAGGCGGTAGGTGTGTTTGATGTAAGCCACATGGGCGAGTTTATTTTGAAAGGCGATAACGCGCTTGACCTTATCCAACGGGTTACAAGTAACGATGCCGCTAAATTATACGATGGCAAAGTGCAATACTCCTGCCTGCCAAATGAAAACGGTGGCATTGTAGATGATTTGCTGGTTTACCGTATTGATGAAAAGACGTACATGCTGGTAGTTAATGCGTCAAATATTGATAAAGACTGGAACTGGATCTCCAGGTACAATACTAAGGGTGTTGATATGAAAAACATATCCGACCGCACTTCATTACTGGCCATCCAAGGCCCTAAGGCTGCCGAAGCACTACAAAGCCTTACCGATGTCGACCTGGTATCTATGGAATACTATACCTTTAAAAAAGGAAGCTTTGCAGGTGTTGATAACGTGTTAATATCGGCCACCGGGTATACCGGTGCAGGCGGGTTTGAAATTTATTTTGACAACCAATACGCAGAACAAATTTGGGAGGCAATTTTTAAAGCAGGTGAAGCGTTCGGCATAAAACCAATTGGCCTGGGCGCCCGTGATACCTTACGTTTAGAAATGGGTTTTTGCCTTTACGGTAATGATATTGATGATACCACATCGCCATTAGAGGCCGGCCTTGGCTGGGTAACCAAATTCAACAAGGAGTTTACCAATGCCGAAGCTTTGCAACAACAAAAACAAACAGGCGTAAGCAAAAAACTGGTTGGTTTTGAAATGATAGACCGGGGTATCCCGCGCCATGATTACCCCATTGTTGATGCCGATGGCAATACCATAGGGAAGGTAACATCGGGCACGCAATCGCCATCGCTACAAAAAGCCATTGGTATGGGGTATGTTGATAGTGCCTTCGCTAAAGAAGGTACGGAGATTTTCATCAGCATCCGCGATAATAAAATCAAGGCTAAAATTGTAAAGCCGCCTTTTTACAAATAG
- a CDS encoding 2-phosphosulfolactate phosphatase, translated as MSESIDNQTPPSGGRGAHVCLTPALLPLFSVEEYIVVVIDVFRATSSICYGIENGAEAIIPVSQVEECAAYREKGLDYLLAAERDGKVVDGFDFGNSPFSYTAEKVAGKTVVLTTTNGTHALHLSRAAKKIVIGSFLNLTALSDWLKTQNDNVLLVCAGWKNNFNLEDTLFAGAVTDQLKTDGYVLDDAALAANDLYQLGKHDINDYLKKTSHGERLKKLGIQKDIDFCLQVDIATAIPVLDGERLVKLQQ; from the coding sequence ATGTCTGAAAGTATCGATAACCAAACTCCCCCTTCAGGGGGCCGGGGGGCACACGTTTGCCTAACCCCGGCTTTGCTGCCACTTTTTAGCGTGGAAGAATACATTGTAGTGGTTATTGATGTTTTCAGGGCAACATCATCTATATGTTATGGTATTGAAAACGGTGCTGAGGCTATTATCCCGGTATCACAGGTTGAGGAGTGTGCCGCGTATAGAGAGAAAGGGCTGGATTACCTTTTGGCAGCAGAGCGCGACGGAAAAGTAGTTGACGGCTTTGATTTTGGCAATTCGCCATTTTCATACACCGCCGAAAAGGTTGCCGGTAAAACAGTGGTGCTTACCACCACAAACGGTACACACGCGCTGCATTTATCCCGCGCAGCAAAAAAAATTGTGATTGGATCGTTCCTAAACCTTACTGCATTAAGCGACTGGCTCAAAACACAGAACGATAATGTGCTGCTGGTATGTGCCGGCTGGAAAAATAATTTTAACCTGGAGGATACCCTGTTTGCGGGTGCTGTAACAGACCAGTTAAAAACTGACGGCTATGTTTTGGACGATGCCGCGCTGGCCGCCAATGATTTGTACCAGTTGGGTAAGCATGATATTAACGATTACCTCAAAAAGACATCCCACGGCGAGCGTCTTAAAAAATTAGGTATCCAAAAGGATATTGATTTTTGTTTGCAGGTAGATATTGCAACGGCTATCCCGGTGCTGGATGGGGAGCGATTGGTGAAGCTGCAGCAATAA
- a CDS encoding DUF4349 domain-containing protein, giving the protein MKSYIISFTLLFALCACEKRSEPSKMQAADVMLAPLPMVEEKAVGNANSLAKSAADKSVSPQKETIDTSKKIIKEGEIRFHTGNLNAAKQKIVNSLQSLGGYVAEETETNGSDNSQKEFDLKIRVPSKNFDRFLNALQASGDSIDTKNIRRKDVTSDFIDIATRLKNKQLLESRYLDLLRRATKTSDLLEIEDKIADIRTDIESTQGQLNYMTRQVAFSSLDITFYNKQSERTTNENGFSYRFKQAITQSWDIVQGLFFTIITLWPVLVIALIGFWWFRRWIRKRKLEKDTE; this is encoded by the coding sequence ATGAAAAGTTATATCATCTCATTTACCTTATTGTTTGCGCTCTGTGCATGCGAAAAGAGAAGTGAGCCATCAAAAATGCAAGCTGCTGACGTTATGCTTGCGCCGCTGCCGATGGTAGAAGAAAAGGCCGTTGGCAACGCAAATTCTTTAGCTAAATCTGCCGCAGATAAAAGCGTATCACCTCAAAAAGAGACGATAGATACTTCAAAAAAGATCATTAAGGAAGGCGAAATCCGTTTCCATACCGGCAACCTTAACGCTGCAAAACAAAAAATAGTAAATTCATTACAAAGCCTTGGCGGTTATGTAGCCGAAGAAACAGAAACCAATGGCAGTGACAACAGCCAAAAAGAATTTGATCTAAAGATCCGCGTACCTTCAAAGAATTTCGACAGGTTCCTGAATGCGCTGCAAGCCAGCGGGGATAGTATCGATACTAAAAACATCCGCAGGAAAGATGTTACGTCGGATTTTATCGACATAGCAACCCGGTTAAAAAATAAACAGTTATTGGAAAGCCGGTACCTGGACTTGTTAAGAAGAGCCACAAAAACAAGCGACTTATTGGAGATAGAAGACAAGATAGCCGATATCCGCACGGATATTGAATCGACCCAGGGGCAGCTAAATTATATGACACGCCAGGTTGCTTTCAGCTCGCTTGATATCACTTTTTACAATAAACAAAGCGAACGAACAACTAACGAAAATGGCTTTAGCTACCGGTTTAAACAGGCAATAACCCAAAGCTGGGATATTGTACAAGGGTTGTTTTTTACCATCATAACACTGTGGCCGGTTTTAGTTATAGCACTTATTGGGTTTTGGTGGTTCAGAAGATGGATCAGAAAAAGAAAACTGGAAAAGGATACCGAATAA
- a CDS encoding nucleotide pyrophosphohydrolase produces the protein MEIKEAQHLVDKWINTTGIRYFNELTNTAILMEEVGEVARIMARQYGEQSFKKSDTEVNLADEMADVLFVLICLANQTGIDLTDALEKNMEKKSIRDADRHKNNEKLK, from the coding sequence ATGGAAATTAAAGAAGCGCAGCATCTGGTAGATAAGTGGATAAATACCACGGGGATCAGGTATTTTAATGAGTTAACCAATACGGCCATTTTGATGGAGGAGGTGGGCGAAGTAGCCCGCATTATGGCGAGGCAGTATGGCGAGCAATCATTTAAAAAATCGGATACAGAGGTTAACCTGGCAGATGAAATGGCGGATGTGCTTTTTGTGCTGATATGCCTGGCTAACCAAACCGGTATCGACCTCACGGATGCACTGGAAAAGAATATGGAAAAGAAAAGCATCCGTGACGCCGACCGGCATAAGAATAACGAGAAGCTGAAATAG
- the dtd gene encoding D-aminoacyl-tRNA deacylase gives MRAVLQRVTEANCKVDGEITGQIGAGFLVLLGIEDNDTDDDLKWLANKITGMRVFGDENGLMNKALADINGDILLISQFTLFAQTKKGNRPSFIRAAKPDKAIPMYEQMIKTLEDITGKKIATGIFGADMKISLLNDGPVTIVMDTTDRDNH, from the coding sequence ATGAGGGCAGTATTACAACGGGTTACCGAAGCAAATTGCAAAGTTGATGGTGAAATAACCGGGCAAATTGGTGCCGGCTTCCTGGTATTGCTGGGTATCGAGGATAACGATACTGACGATGACCTAAAATGGCTGGCCAATAAAATTACAGGTATGCGCGTTTTTGGCGATGAAAACGGCCTGATGAATAAAGCACTTGCTGATATCAATGGCGACATATTGCTGATATCGCAATTCACCTTATTTGCCCAAACAAAAAAAGGAAACCGGCCATCATTTATCCGGGCGGCAAAACCCGATAAGGCGATTCCGATGTATGAGCAAATGATAAAAACGCTTGAAGATATCACCGGTAAAAAAATAGCTACCGGTATTTTTGGGGCCGATATGAAGATTAGTTTATTGAACGATGGCCCGGTAACTATTGTGATGGATACCACCGACAGAGACAATCATTGA
- a CDS encoding cystathionine gamma-synthase family protein, protein MTTKRGFTTTLLHADRLGKPEHGSLHKPIHTSVTYGHEDVQDLVDIFQNKKKGYAYSRQGNPTVTALEYKVTQMEKGLSSIAFSTGMAAISATIMALIKHTDHIVASSFLFGNSRSIFQTYIDLGLDITFVDATDVENVRAEIKENTKLVFVETIANPATQIADLEGIGALCSEKGILYVVDNTMTSPYLFNPVDVKAGLVINSLTKYIGGHGNALGGSVTDTGLFDWSIYPNIFPGFKTQVKPEALGMTQIRKKGLRDAGGTLSPEAAHSLSVGAETLALRLERACNNALALATYFENHPKIKKVFYPGLESHPQHERAGKLFAKFGGLMSIELDDSIDCLAFLNKLQLVVKSSNLGDTRTLAIPVAQTIFFELGAERRAEMGIPESMIRLSVGIEDLDDLVEDFKAALEG, encoded by the coding sequence ATGACTACTAAAAGAGGCTTTACAACTACCCTATTACATGCCGACCGCCTGGGCAAGCCAGAGCATGGGTCTTTACATAAACCAATACACACTTCTGTAACTTACGGGCACGAGGATGTGCAGGATTTGGTTGATATTTTTCAGAACAAAAAGAAAGGTTACGCATACTCGCGCCAGGGAAACCCTACGGTTACCGCATTGGAGTATAAAGTAACCCAAATGGAAAAGGGTTTGTCTTCTATCGCTTTTTCTACCGGGATGGCGGCTATTTCGGCCACCATTATGGCATTGATAAAGCATACCGATCATATAGTAGCCAGTTCGTTTTTATTTGGCAACAGCCGTAGTATTTTTCAAACCTATATTGATTTAGGCTTGGATATTACCTTTGTTGATGCTACAGATGTTGAAAACGTTCGCGCCGAAATAAAAGAGAACACCAAGCTTGTTTTTGTTGAAACCATAGCCAACCCTGCCACGCAAATTGCAGATTTGGAGGGCATTGGCGCACTTTGCAGCGAAAAGGGAATTTTATACGTGGTGGATAACACCATGACCTCGCCTTACCTGTTTAATCCGGTTGATGTAAAAGCAGGCCTGGTCATCAACTCGTTAACCAAATACATTGGCGGCCATGGCAATGCATTAGGCGGCAGTGTTACCGATACAGGCTTGTTTGACTGGAGCATATACCCCAACATTTTCCCGGGCTTTAAAACCCAGGTAAAACCCGAAGCTTTGGGTATGACGCAGATTCGTAAAAAAGGACTTCGCGATGCAGGGGGCACTTTATCGCCCGAAGCTGCACACTCTTTATCTGTAGGGGCAGAAACGCTGGCTTTGCGTTTGGAGCGGGCCTGTAATAATGCGTTAGCATTAGCTACTTATTTTGAAAACCATCCAAAAATTAAAAAAGTATTTTACCCGGGCCTGGAAAGCCACCCGCAGCATGAGCGCGCCGGTAAGTTATTTGCCAAATTTGGCGGGCTGATGAGTATTGAGCTGGATGACAGTATTGATTGCCTTGCATTTTTAAACAAACTACAATTGGTAGTAAAATCAAGCAACCTGGGCGACACCCGTACCCTGGCTATCCCGGTGGCCCAAACTATCTTTTTTGAGCTTGGCGCCGAGCGCCGTGCCGAAATGGGCATCCCCGAAAGTATGATCCGCCTATCGGTAGGTATTGAAGACCTGGACGATTTGGTGGAAGATTTTAAGGCTGCTTTGGAAGGATAA
- the rsgA gene encoding ribosome small subunit-dependent GTPase A, translated as MQGLLIKSTGSWYQVQTPDGQRIDCRIKGKFRMQGITTTNPVAVGDVVEFEMEPEQKNGVITKLHQRKNYIIRKAINLSKQAQIIAANLDQALLVVTLASPRTSLGFIDRFLVTAEAYDIPARLIFNKVDLFSDEGLEILADLKAVYEKIGYPCFEVSALEGTNIDKVQELLKDKVTLFSGHSGVGKSSLINALLPNLDLRTHMVSEWSDKGMHTTTFAEMFELPQGGFIIDTPGIRELGVIDIEKNELSHFFPEMRSRMNQCRFNNCRHINEPGCAVLEALEEGDIELSRYESYLSIYHGNDTRA; from the coding sequence ATGCAGGGATTACTCATCAAATCAACCGGAAGCTGGTACCAGGTGCAAACACCCGATGGCCAACGGATTGATTGCCGGATAAAAGGAAAATTCAGGATGCAAGGCATCACCACCACCAACCCCGTGGCCGTGGGCGATGTGGTGGAGTTTGAAATGGAACCCGAGCAGAAAAACGGAGTAATTACCAAACTGCACCAGCGTAAAAACTATATTATCCGCAAGGCTATCAACCTAAGTAAGCAGGCCCAGATCATAGCAGCCAACCTTGACCAGGCCCTATTGGTAGTAACTTTAGCTTCGCCACGCACGTCGTTAGGGTTTATCGACCGCTTTTTGGTTACCGCAGAGGCTTATGATATCCCCGCACGATTGATATTTAATAAAGTAGATCTGTTTAGCGACGAAGGCCTGGAAATACTGGCAGACCTGAAAGCTGTTTACGAAAAAATTGGATACCCCTGCTTTGAAGTATCGGCCCTGGAGGGCACCAACATTGATAAAGTACAGGAACTTTTAAAAGATAAGGTAACGCTGTTTTCCGGCCACTCCGGCGTGGGTAAATCAAGCCTGATTAATGCCCTGTTACCCAACCTTGACCTGCGCACCCACATGGTATCCGAGTGGAGCGACAAAGGCATGCACACCACCACCTTTGCCGAAATGTTTGAACTGCCCCAGGGCGGCTTTATTATTGACACCCCCGGCATCCGCGAATTGGGTGTTATCGACATAGAAAAAAACGAACTAAGTCACTTTTTCCCCGAGATGCGCTCGCGTATGAACCAATGCCGCTTTAACAATTGCCGCCATATTAACGAACCCGGCTGTGCTGTGCTGGAAGCTTTAGAAGAGGGCGATATTGAACTATCGCGTTACGAAAGCTACCTGAGCATTTATCATGGGAATGATACCAGGGCGTAA
- the thrA gene encoding bifunctional aspartate kinase/homoserine dehydrogenase I — MKVLKFGGTSVGSAASIQTLLNILKGEVKNEVKPVVVLSAMGGVTNLLASMAEDAANGKEFTAQLAELERRHFEVVKTLLDVQNQNPAFTRLKIHFNQLEELLQGVLTLRELTPKTRDQVLSFGERCSTIMVSKIAAQHFTDVLYVDAADVIKTDSAFGNAKVNTELTELLIKTLHQENKDKILFVTGFIAGNDAGQTTTLGRGGSDYTAAIFGAALNAKEIQIWTDVNGMMTADPRMVKKAFSLTELTYTEAMELSYFGAKVIYPPTMIPAFLKKIPIVIKNTFEPEFEGTVIRHDCKASSLPIKGISSINNISILNLEGSGMVGKSGFSGRLFSLLAREQINIILITQSSSEHSITFAVQPQDTEKAKQLIEQEFELELLAKKLEHLVIEKNLAILAVVGENMKQTPGMSGKLFHALGRNGVNVRAIAQGSSEYNISVIISAQDLSKALNAVHDAFFVQLTKTLHAFCLGTGNIGKTLFAQLNAHTDYLKDNNGIQVKVAGISNTRKMTFNSDGISLDTWQTDIEASPYTADLKEFIEKMKAMNLPNCVFIDNTASPKPIEFYEDVFKANISVITCNKIGNSGSYAQYRTFKDTARRHGVDFFYETNVGAGLPIINTLKNLMNSGDRVQRIEAILSGTISFIFNNFKGDANFHDVVKEAQEKGYTEPDPRDDLSGKDFMRKMLILARDAGYAMEEADVEIESVLPKASLEAKSVDDFYATLKTEDAHFAKLKDQAEKDGKVLRYIGKLENGKVTITLQMVDENHPFYMLSGSDNIISFTTDRYKERPLVVKGPGAGAEVTAAGVFADLINLGAN, encoded by the coding sequence ATGAAAGTTTTAAAATTCGGCGGCACATCCGTAGGTTCCGCCGCAAGTATCCAAACGCTTTTAAACATATTAAAAGGCGAAGTAAAAAATGAAGTTAAGCCGGTTGTTGTATTATCGGCAATGGGCGGGGTAACCAACCTGCTGGCCTCTATGGCCGAAGATGCCGCCAATGGTAAAGAATTTACAGCCCAACTGGCCGAACTGGAAAGGCGCCATTTTGAAGTAGTAAAAACACTGCTTGATGTACAAAACCAAAACCCGGCCTTTACCCGTTTAAAAATTCACTTTAACCAGTTAGAGGAATTGCTGCAGGGTGTACTAACCCTGCGCGAGCTTACCCCCAAAACCCGCGACCAGGTACTAAGCTTTGGCGAACGCTGCTCAACCATTATGGTGAGCAAAATAGCTGCCCAACATTTTACTGATGTATTGTATGTTGATGCTGCCGACGTAATTAAAACCGATAGCGCTTTTGGCAATGCCAAAGTAAATACAGAGCTAACCGAATTACTGATAAAAACTTTACACCAGGAAAATAAAGATAAAATATTGTTTGTTACTGGTTTTATTGCGGGTAACGATGCCGGCCAAACAACCACATTAGGCCGCGGCGGTTCTGATTATACGGCTGCCATTTTTGGCGCTGCGCTTAACGCCAAAGAGATCCAGATATGGACTGATGTAAACGGCATGATGACCGCCGACCCGCGCATGGTTAAAAAAGCATTCTCGTTAACCGAGCTTACCTATACTGAAGCCATGGAACTTTCTTACTTCGGCGCCAAGGTGATCTATCCGCCAACTATGATCCCTGCTTTCCTGAAAAAGATCCCTATCGTTATCAAAAACACTTTCGAGCCGGAGTTTGAAGGTACCGTGATCCGTCATGATTGTAAAGCGTCAAGTCTGCCTATCAAGGGCATTTCGTCTATAAACAATATCAGTATCCTTAATTTAGAGGGTAGCGGCATGGTAGGAAAATCGGGGTTTAGCGGTCGTTTATTCTCACTATTAGCCCGCGAGCAAATCAATATCATTTTAATCACCCAATCGTCATCAGAGCACAGCATTACCTTTGCGGTACAGCCACAGGACACCGAAAAGGCCAAACAATTGATAGAGCAGGAGTTTGAACTGGAGCTGTTGGCTAAAAAGCTGGAGCACCTGGTGATCGAAAAAAACCTGGCCATATTGGCTGTGGTTGGCGAAAACATGAAGCAAACGCCGGGTATGTCGGGCAAGTTGTTCCATGCGCTAGGCCGTAACGGGGTTAACGTAAGGGCTATCGCCCAGGGTTCGTCTGAGTATAATATCTCGGTTATCATTTCGGCCCAGGACCTTTCAAAGGCACTCAACGCCGTACATGATGCTTTCTTTGTACAGCTAACTAAAACGCTTCACGCTTTCTGTTTAGGTACAGGTAACATTGGTAAAACCTTGTTTGCCCAGCTAAATGCCCATACCGATTACCTGAAAGATAATAACGGCATCCAGGTAAAAGTTGCCGGCATCAGCAATACCCGTAAAATGACTTTTAACAGCGATGGTATTTCATTAGATACCTGGCAAACTGATATTGAGGCATCACCATACACCGCCGATTTAAAAGAGTTCATTGAAAAAATGAAGGCGATGAACCTGCCCAACTGTGTGTTTATTGACAATACCGCCAGCCCTAAACCAATTGAGTTTTATGAGGATGTTTTTAAAGCCAATATCTCGGTAATCACCTGTAATAAAATAGGTAACTCGGGCAGTTACGCGCAATACCGCACGTTTAAAGATACCGCCCGCCGCCATGGGGTCGATTTCTTTTACGAAACCAATGTGGGTGCAGGCCTGCCTATCATCAACACATTAAAAAACCTGATGAACAGCGGCGATAGAGTACAGCGCATAGAAGCTATTTTATCGGGCACCATATCGTTCATCTTTAATAATTTTAAAGGCGATGCCAATTTCCATGATGTGGTGAAAGAGGCACAGGAAAAAGGCTATACCGAACCCGATCCGCGCGACGATTTGAGCGGTAAAGATTTTATGCGCAAAATGCTCATCCTGGCCCGCGATGCAGGGTACGCGATGGAAGAGGCCGATGTTGAAATTGAAAGTGTATTGCCAAAAGCCAGCCTTGAAGCAAAATCGGTAGATGATTTTTACGCCACCCTTAAAACAGAAGATGCTCACTTTGCAAAGCTAAAAGACCAGGCCGAGAAAGATGGTAAGGTGTTACGCTACATAGGCAAGCTGGAAAATGGTAAAGTAACCATCACCCTGCAAATGGTTGACGAAAACCATCCGTTTTACATGCTATCGGGCAGCGATAACATTATATCATTTACTACTGACAGGTACAAAGAACGCCCGCTGGTAGTAAAAGGCCCGGGCGCTGGTGCCGAAGTAACAGCTGCAGGTGTATTTGCTGATTTGATAAATTTGGGCGCGAATTAA
- a CDS encoding homoserine kinase: MEDNKTFETTKPSLAPPSGGGGGVHVFAPATVANVVCGFDVLGFAVNEPGDEVIMRMTNKPGITISKITGDDGRLPMDPAKNTVSVSVQHYLQSIGRTDIGLDIELHKKMPIGSGLGSSSASTVAGLFAIKTLLGDDSDAAKLLPFAMKGEEMACGHGHADNVAPALLGGFVLIRSYDPLDVVRLPHPAGLWCAIVFPDVDVPTREARQIIRKNIQMKDAVTQWGNIAGLVSGLFMNDIDLIGRSMKDVLVEPVRSMLIPDFYKMREMAMELGAVSFGISGSGPSVFAFTKDEDTAHRITQKLQKHLTGLKIGSNGYVSTINDAGPRVLG; this comes from the coding sequence ATGGAAGATAATAAGACATTCGAAACAACTAAACCCTCTTTGGCACCCCCTTCAGGGGGCGGGGGGGGCGTACACGTTTTTGCCCCGGCTACTGTTGCGAACGTAGTTTGTGGTTTCGACGTACTGGGTTTCGCGGTTAACGAGCCGGGCGACGAGGTGATTATGCGGATGACCAATAAGCCCGGCATTACCATCAGCAAAATTACAGGCGATGATGGGCGGTTACCTATGGATCCGGCAAAAAATACGGTGAGTGTGAGCGTTCAGCATTATTTGCAAAGTATTGGCCGTACCGATATTGGGTTGGATATTGAACTGCACAAAAAAATGCCGATAGGTAGCGGGCTGGGTTCAAGTTCGGCCAGTACGGTAGCTGGGTTATTTGCTATTAAAACCTTATTGGGTGATGATAGCGATGCGGCCAAACTATTGCCTTTTGCCATGAAAGGCGAAGAAATGGCCTGCGGCCATGGTCACGCTGATAATGTAGCGCCAGCATTATTAGGTGGCTTTGTGCTGATCCGCAGTTATGATCCTTTGGATGTAGTGCGATTGCCGCATCCGGCAGGCTTGTGGTGCGCCATCGTATTCCCTGATGTGGATGTACCTACAAGGGAGGCACGGCAAATCATCCGTAAAAATATCCAGATGAAGGATGCAGTAACGCAATGGGGCAATATTGCAGGCCTGGTAAGCGGTTTATTTATGAACGATATTGACCTGATTGGCCGCAGCATGAAGGATGTATTGGTTGAACCCGTACGCTCGATGCTGATTCCTGATTTTTATAAAATGCGCGAAATGGCGATGGAATTAGGCGCGGTTAGCTTTGGTATCTCCGGCTCTGGTCCTTCTGTTTTTGCCTTCACAAAAGATGAGGATACAGCGCACCGTATAACCCAAAAACTACAAAAACATTTAACCGGTTTAAAAATAGGCTCTAATGGTTATGTATCAACTATAAATGATGCGGGGCCGAGGGTGCTGGGGTAA